CCAGGTCACCGCCAAGTACGAGTACGAACTGCGCGCCGTCGACGGCATCGGCCTGACCGACCTCGAGATGGACGCCGTCGTCACCCTCGTCACCGGCTACGTGCACGGCGCGGTACGCGGCGCCGTCGAGGCCGCCCAGGCCGCCGCACGCACCGGCATGACCGACGAACAGTGGTGGCAGGCCCACGCCCCCTACCTGGACACGGTCCTCGACCCGCGGCGGTTCCCCCTCGCCGCCCGGGTCGGCACCGCCGCCGGGCAGGAGTACCAGGCCGCCACCGACCCCGACCGCGCCTTCGCCTTCGGCCTCGCACGCATCCTCGACGGCGTCGAGGTGCTCCTGCGTGACCGCGACACGACGGGCGGGAACACCCGCAGCGCCTCCGACCGATAGCCTTCCGGCATGACCATGCGCCCCATCCGGATCATCGGCGACCCCGTGCTGCGCACCCCCTGCGAGCCGGTGACCAGCTTCGACGCCGACCTGCGCGCCCTGGTGACGGACCTGATGGACACGCTGCTCGGCGCGCCCGGCCGCGCCGGCGTGGCCGCCCCGCAGATCGGCGTCAACGCCCAGGTGTTCGTCTACGACGCCGACGGCCACCGCGGCCACCTGGTCAACCCGACCCTGGAGCTGTCCGAGGAACTCCAGGACGACGACGAGGGCTGCCTGTCCATCCCCGGCCTGTACTTCCCGACGTCCCGGGCCATGCACGCCACCGCCCACGGCGTCGACCAGCACGGCCAGCCGCTGACCATCTCCGGCAGCGGCTTCCTGGCCCGCGCCCTGCAGCACGAGACCGACCACCTGCACGGGCGCCTCTACGTCGACACGCTGCGCGGCGACACCCGCCGCAAGGCCCTGCGGGAGATCCGCGCCGGCCGGTTCGACTCACCCAGCCGCCACCACTGACCACCTCACCTGGCGGCTGGGCCGGGCACGCCGGGCAGCCGCGCCGGTCACGCACGGAACCGGAGCCCGCACTCCACGAAGCCCTCGACCCGGGTGAAGCCCAACCGCTCGTACAGCCGCACCGCGGCGAGGTTGTCCGCCCGCACGTTCAGGGCGACATGGTCGACGCCGTCGCGCAGCCGGCCGCACAGCGCCGCCACCGCGGCCGAGGCCAGGCCCCGCCCGCGTACCCGGGGATGGGTGGTGACGTTGCCGAGGGCGGCCACCCGCCAGGCGGGGGACCACACGTGCACCCCGGCGACCGCCACCAGCTCCCCGCCGTCGCGGACACCCACGTACTGGCCGGTGTCGAGCATCCGCGGATCGAACCAGTTACCCGGATAGGCGGCCGCGTAGAGCGCCAGCAACGCCGGCAGGTCCGCACGCCCCAGCACCTCGCCCGCCGGCGCGACCGTGGCCAGCCGCGCCGGATCGGTCAACGCCATCCGATGGTGGTCGGCCGCCTCCGTCACCACGAACCGGTCGGTCAGCGCCGCGGACAGGCCGGGGGACAGGTGCGCCCACAACCGCGCCGGCAGCACCGGCGCCAGCTCGGCCAGCAGCGCCGCCAGCTCCGCGCGGTCCGCCGGCCCGCCGAACGCCAGCAGCGTCGGCAGCTCCACCCCGTGATAGAGCAGCGCCACCTGGTCGCCGCGCCGGAACCACGACGTGTACGGCCAGAAGAAGTCGTCCAGGTCACCCAGCTGATAGGCGTGGCGTACCGGATCCCGGGCCAGCAGCGCGGCCAGGACGGTGCGGTCGTGTTCGGCGCGTACCGGCATCGCGGTCAGCAGCCGCCGCGCGGCCCGGCAGCGGGCAGGTTCTCCTGCGCCCAGTGGGCGAGCGCGTCCAACGCCGGCAGCAGCGCCCCGCCCCGCTCGGTCAGCTGGTAGGTGACCCCCAGCGGGGGACCCTCCCGCACCGTACGCGACACCAGCCCCACCCGGCACAGCTCACCGAGCCGGTCGGACAGCACCGACTCGCTGATGCCCGGCAGCGCGCGGGTCAGCTCGGCGAACCCGGCGGGACCGTGGGCCAGGGTGCCCAGCAGGATCCCGTTCCACCGCTTGCCGAGGAACGCGAAGGCCCGGGCGAGACCCGCGTCGCACGCCCGCGGCGTTCCCCCCACTTCCGGCCCGACCGTCATGGCACCAGGATACGGGCCCCACCGACAGCGCAAGCCACTTCTAAAAAGCTAGCTGCTACCGTTCATGGAGCCATCTCTCCCACCCCTGAGGAGCCCCCCATGAACAACCCCATCACCCTGCACCCCGACGCACAGGCACAACTGTTCACCGACGCCCGCACCGCCAACACCTTCACCGACGAACCCGTCACCGACGACCAACTGCGCGCCATCTTCGACCTCGCCAAATACCCACCCACCGCCGCCAACACCCAACCCCTGCGCGTGCTCTACATCCGCGACGGCGAACCCCGCGAACGCCTCCTCACCCACATGTCCGAAGGCAACCGCGCCAAGACCGCCGCCGCCCCCGTCGTCGCCGTCCTCGCCGCCGACACCAACTTCCACGACCACATCCCACACGTCTTCCCGATCCGCCCCCAGATGCGCGACAGCCTCGCCGACGACCCCGCCGGCCGCGAACAGATGGCCCGCTTCAACGCCACCCTGCAGATCGGCTACTGGCTCCTCGCCGTCCGCGCCGCCGGCCTCGCCGCCGGACCCATGGCCGGCTTCGACACCCACGGCGTCGACAAGGACTTCTTCGCCGACAACGGCTGGAAATCCCTCCTCGTGGTCAACCTCGGCAAGCCCGGCCCCGACGCCTGGTACCCCCGACTGCCCCGCCTCGACTACGACGACGTCGTCCGACACGCCTGACCCGGCGACCCACTCAACCGGCCAACCACTGGTCATGACCCAGCTTGGCCACCAACGCCAACACCACCACCAACAACACCACCCGCACGAAGCCGGAGCCGCGCCGCAACGC
The Micromonospora sp. R77 DNA segment above includes these coding regions:
- the def gene encoding peptide deformylase encodes the protein MTMRPIRIIGDPVLRTPCEPVTSFDADLRALVTDLMDTLLGAPGRAGVAAPQIGVNAQVFVYDADGHRGHLVNPTLELSEELQDDDEGCLSIPGLYFPTSRAMHATAHGVDQHGQPLTISGSGFLARALQHETDHLHGRLYVDTLRGDTRRKALREIRAGRFDSPSRHH
- a CDS encoding GNAT family N-acetyltransferase, with protein sequence MPVRAEHDRTVLAALLARDPVRHAYQLGDLDDFFWPYTSWFRRGDQVALLYHGVELPTLLAFGGPADRAELAALLAELAPVLPARLWAHLSPGLSAALTDRFVVTEAADHHRMALTDPARLATVAPAGEVLGRADLPALLALYAAAYPGNWFDPRMLDTGQYVGVRDGGELVAVAGVHVWSPAWRVAALGNVTTHPRVRGRGLASAAVAALCGRLRDGVDHVALNVRADNLAAVRLYERLGFTRVEGFVECGLRFRA
- a CDS encoding helix-turn-helix domain-containing protein, producing the protein MTVGPEVGGTPRACDAGLARAFAFLGKRWNGILLGTLAHGPAGFAELTRALPGISESVLSDRLGELCRVGLVSRTVREGPPLGVTYQLTERGGALLPALDALAHWAQENLPAAGPRGGC
- a CDS encoding malonic semialdehyde reductase; this translates as MNNPITLHPDAQAQLFTDARTANTFTDEPVTDDQLRAIFDLAKYPPTAANTQPLRVLYIRDGEPRERLLTHMSEGNRAKTAAAPVVAVLAADTNFHDHIPHVFPIRPQMRDSLADDPAGREQMARFNATLQIGYWLLAVRAAGLAAGPMAGFDTHGVDKDFFADNGWKSLLVVNLGKPGPDAWYPRLPRLDYDDVVRHA